The following proteins come from a genomic window of Corallococcus sp. NCRR:
- the serA gene encoding phosphoglycerate dehydrogenase, giving the protein MSTPRFPPSPRRPVSTEGPMRVLLLENIHASAQEMLKAEGFEVERLSAALKPEDLAERLKGVHLLGIRSKTTVPEESLKYADDLLAIGAFCIGTNQVDLLASSVHGVPVFNAPFSNTRSVAEMVLAEVVVLTRQLFDRSREVHAGQWRKVATGSHEVRGKTLGIIGYGHIGSQLGVLAEALGMRVLYYDVMTKLPLGNSRSVPTLNALLAESDFVTLHVPALASTHLMMGQEQLAAMKPGACLINASRGTVVDIPALAQALRSKHLGGAAVDVYPEEPEGNSDGFVTELQGLPNVVLTPHIGGSTEEAQASIGKEVATSLLKFVKGGATTGAVNFPNVEAPINPGTHRIINVHRNTPGVLRDINRIVSDLNANIHAQVLSTDANVGYLVMDLDQDVSRQVCEAIAGLETDIKTRIVS; this is encoded by the coding sequence ATGAGCACACCCCGCTTCCCGCCGTCGCCCCGCCGCCCCGTGAGCACCGAGGGGCCGATGCGAGTCCTGCTGCTGGAGAACATCCACGCCTCGGCCCAGGAGATGCTGAAGGCGGAGGGCTTCGAGGTGGAGCGGCTGTCCGCCGCGCTCAAGCCGGAGGACCTGGCGGAGCGGCTCAAGGGCGTGCACCTGCTGGGCATCCGCAGCAAGACGACGGTGCCGGAGGAGTCGCTGAAGTACGCGGACGACCTCTTGGCGATTGGGGCCTTCTGCATCGGCACCAACCAGGTGGACCTGCTCGCCTCCAGCGTGCACGGCGTGCCGGTGTTCAACGCGCCGTTCAGCAACACGCGCAGCGTGGCGGAGATGGTGCTGGCGGAGGTGGTGGTGCTCACGCGCCAGCTCTTCGACCGCAGCCGGGAGGTGCACGCGGGGCAGTGGCGCAAGGTGGCCACGGGCAGCCACGAGGTGCGCGGCAAGACGCTGGGCATCATCGGCTATGGGCACATCGGCTCGCAGCTGGGCGTGCTGGCGGAGGCCCTGGGCATGCGCGTCCTCTACTACGACGTGATGACGAAGCTGCCCCTGGGCAACTCGCGGTCGGTGCCCACGCTGAACGCGCTCCTGGCGGAGTCCGACTTCGTGACGCTGCACGTGCCGGCGCTGGCCTCCACGCACCTGATGATGGGACAGGAGCAGCTCGCCGCCATGAAGCCGGGCGCGTGCCTCATCAACGCCAGCCGCGGCACGGTGGTGGACATCCCGGCGCTGGCGCAGGCGCTGCGCTCCAAGCACCTGGGCGGCGCGGCGGTGGACGTGTACCCGGAGGAGCCAGAGGGCAATTCGGACGGCTTCGTGACGGAGCTGCAGGGGCTGCCCAACGTGGTGCTCACGCCGCACATCGGCGGGTCCACGGAGGAGGCGCAGGCGTCCATTGGCAAGGAGGTGGCCACGTCGCTGCTCAAGTTCGTGAAGGGCGGCGCGACGACGGGCGCGGTGAACTTCCCCAACGTGGAGGCGCCCATCAACCCGGGCACCCACCGCATCATCAACGTGCACCGCAACACGCCGGGCGTGCTCCGCGACATCAACCGCATCGTGTCCGACCTGAACGCCAACATCCACGCGCAGGTGCTGAGCACGGACGCGAACGTGGGCTACCTGGTGATGGACCTGGACCAGGACGTGTCCCGCCAGGTGTGCGAGGCCATCGCCGGGCTGGAGACGGACATCAAGACGCGCATCGTGTCCTAA